In Paenibacillus sp. FSL R7-0345, a single window of DNA contains:
- the ligD gene encoding non-homologous end-joining DNA ligase, producing the protein MPATLKGTITIDGQELTVTNPEKPLWPEMGITKRIYLQKLAALSPYLLTYCKNRLLTVIRYPHGVPGMSFYQKNAPQPRPGFIRTAVQDGIEYIVLHGLPELLWLGNLAALEFHPSLHYAGSSLPCEWMIDLDPSLEVEPRIMEAAALVGDVLKSLGLASVPKTSGATGVQIIVPVQQGITFEELRKTGHFIGRYVTEKRPDLFTLERLKKHRGDRIYFDYLQHYGGKTLAAPYTPRARPGATVSTPLLWEEVARNVSPLDFHLLNIEERLNRTGDLIARVAPQPVGEIAAKLP; encoded by the coding sequence ATGCCGGCAACGCTTAAAGGCACAATTACCATTGACGGCCAGGAGCTTACCGTTACGAATCCCGAGAAGCCGCTCTGGCCGGAGATGGGCATTACCAAACGGATCTATCTGCAGAAGCTGGCCGCCCTTTCACCCTACCTGCTGACCTATTGCAAAAACCGGCTGCTGACCGTGATCCGTTACCCGCACGGCGTGCCCGGAATGTCTTTTTACCAGAAAAATGCCCCGCAGCCGCGGCCCGGATTTATCAGGACTGCCGTGCAGGACGGGATCGAATATATTGTGCTGCACGGCTTGCCGGAGCTGCTATGGCTGGGGAATCTGGCTGCGCTGGAGTTCCATCCTTCTCTGCATTACGCCGGAAGCAGCCTGCCCTGTGAATGGATGATTGACCTCGATCCTTCCCTGGAGGTGGAACCGCGCATTATGGAAGCCGCGGCCCTGGTCGGCGATGTGCTCAAATCACTGGGGCTGGCCTCGGTTCCCAAAACCTCCGGGGCAACAGGCGTGCAGATTATTGTCCCGGTGCAGCAGGGCATTACTTTTGAAGAGCTGCGCAAAACCGGACATTTCATCGGGCGATATGTCACGGAGAAGCGCCCCGATCTGTTCACACTGGAGCGCCTGAAAAAGCACCGCGGCGATCGAATATACTTCGATTATCTCCAGCACTACGGCGGCAAAACACTGGCTGCCCCTTATACTCCGAGGGCCCGTCCGGGAGCTACCGTATCCACCCCGCTTCTGTGGGAGGAGGTTGCCCGCAACGTATCACCGCTTGATTTTCACCTGCTGAATATTGAAGAACGGCTGAACCGCACGGGGGATCTCATTGCCAGGGTAGCACCACAGCCTGTAGGCGAGATTGCGGCAAAGCTGCCCTAA
- a CDS encoding DNA ligase — MDFKLKPVTPFEPVLAAQLPSGSQWIAQIKWDGVRMLSYYDGGRIELVNRRGNRRTMQYPELTVQDRYCRADSFILDGEIIALSGGKPSFHEVMRRDGVRSEAAVRAVLPQVPVLYMVFDMLYCNGLWLLDQPLSRRQQMLQDMLLPHPHVQNVPSYTDPVQLFTAASSGGLEGIVCKDINSTYALGGKDKRWQKRKIILDVTAVAGGVTFRDGIVNALLLGLYDEEGRLHYIGHAGAGRMTAMDWRNLTAQAHNLTMSASPFAAMPERSKDAVWIRPSLVFKLHFMEWNPSGTLRQPVIQTQVDLPPEACRLEQRG, encoded by the coding sequence ATGGATTTCAAGCTGAAGCCTGTTACGCCGTTTGAGCCTGTACTTGCTGCGCAGCTTCCTTCCGGCAGCCAGTGGATCGCCCAGATCAAGTGGGACGGGGTCCGTATGCTTTCCTATTACGACGGCGGCCGCATAGAGCTTGTTAACCGCCGGGGCAACCGGCGTACGATGCAATATCCCGAGCTGACTGTCCAAGACCGCTATTGCCGGGCAGACAGCTTCATCCTTGACGGTGAAATCATTGCCCTAAGCGGGGGCAAGCCATCCTTCCATGAGGTCATGCGCCGTGACGGCGTGAGAAGCGAAGCCGCCGTCCGGGCCGTGCTGCCGCAGGTTCCGGTGCTCTATATGGTTTTTGACATGCTGTACTGCAACGGGCTGTGGCTGCTGGATCAGCCTTTGTCCAGGCGTCAGCAGATGCTGCAGGATATGCTGCTGCCCCATCCCCATGTGCAGAATGTGCCAAGCTATACCGATCCGGTGCAGCTGTTTACCGCTGCCAGCAGCGGAGGGTTAGAGGGGATTGTCTGCAAAGACATCAACAGCACCTATGCCCTGGGAGGCAAGGATAAACGCTGGCAAAAACGCAAAATCATCCTGGACGTAACCGCTGTAGCCGGAGGGGTCACCTTCCGGGACGGCATTGTTAACGCCCTGCTGCTCGGCCTTTACGATGAAGAGGGCCGGCTGCACTATATCGGACATGCCGGAGCCGGCAGAATGACCGCCATGGACTGGCGTAATCTGACTGCACAGGCCCACAACCTGACCATGTCTGCATCGCCCTTTGCAGCAATGCCTGAGCGCAGCAAGGACGCGGTATGGATCAGGCCTAGCCTGGTGTTCAAGCTGCATTTTATGGAGTGGAACCCCTCCGGCACGCTGCGCCAGCCGGTCATCCAGACACAGGTAGATCTGCCGCCGGAAGCCTGCCGCCTGGAGCAGAGGGGCTGA
- a CDS encoding Ku protein — MHTVWKGAISFGLVHVPVKMFSATEDKDISLRYIHKECGSPLSYVRKCPVCEKEVNWEEIGKGYEYEKGKFVLFDKEELEQLTEESSKSITILDFVDLTEIDPIYFQKTYYLSPDQAGSNAYRLLMEAMRQTGKIGIAKISIRSKSSLAAIRVLENCLAIETIFYPDEVRPVTQVPGLPEAGLVSDKELEMAKLLISQLSTPFEPAKYTDDYRQRMLDLISHKISGEEFHIAPARQENNVIDLMAALQASIEAVQHIPSDPGTAPAAAAGKPKTAAGTRKRTAKASGAEAAAGTPVLSEATGPIPVIAPKAKRRSTKSKETVS, encoded by the coding sequence ATGCATACCGTTTGGAAAGGGGCCATCAGCTTCGGCCTTGTGCATGTCCCGGTCAAAATGTTCTCGGCCACCGAGGATAAAGACATTTCACTCCGTTACATCCATAAGGAATGCGGAAGCCCGCTGTCCTATGTGCGTAAATGTCCTGTATGTGAAAAGGAAGTGAACTGGGAAGAGATCGGCAAGGGCTATGAGTATGAAAAGGGCAAATTTGTCCTGTTCGATAAGGAGGAGCTGGAGCAGCTGACCGAGGAGAGCAGCAAAAGCATCACCATTCTGGATTTCGTGGATTTGACGGAGATCGACCCGATTTATTTTCAAAAAACCTACTACCTGTCCCCCGACCAGGCCGGCAGTAATGCTTACCGGCTGCTGATGGAGGCAATGCGCCAGACAGGTAAGATTGGTATCGCCAAAATTTCCATCCGCTCCAAAAGCAGCCTGGCGGCGATCCGGGTGCTGGAGAACTGCCTGGCGATTGAGACGATTTTTTATCCGGATGAGGTTCGCCCGGTGACACAGGTTCCGGGACTGCCGGAAGCAGGCCTGGTCAGCGACAAGGAGCTGGAAATGGCCAAGCTGCTGATCTCCCAGCTGTCCACTCCGTTTGAGCCGGCCAAGTACACCGATGACTACCGCCAGCGGATGCTGGATCTGATCTCGCATAAAATTTCCGGCGAGGAATTCCATATTGCCCCGGCCCGCCAGGAGAACAATGTGATTGACCTGATGGCCGCGCTGCAGGCCAGCATCGAGGCGGTTCAGCATATCCCGAGCGATCCCGGGACTGCTCCCGCCGCCGCTGCAGGCAAGCCTAAGACGGCTGCCGGCACGCGGAAAAGAACAGCCAAAGCCAGCGGCGCTGAAGCTGCAGCCGGAACTCCGGTCCTCAGCGAAGCAACCGGACCTATTCCGGTCATTGCCCCCAAAGCCAAACGGCGCAGTACAAAAAGCAAAGAGACCGTCTCTTAA
- a CDS encoding H-type small acid-soluble spore protein, translating into MDVKRAKDIYASKEMIPVHLDGESVWIERVDEENGMATVQVGSRPTNTHTVGVERLEEGK; encoded by the coding sequence ATGGACGTAAAACGGGCAAAGGACATATATGCTTCCAAGGAGATGATCCCGGTTCATCTGGACGGGGAGTCGGTATGGATTGAGCGGGTGGATGAGGAGAACGGTATGGCAACAGTGCAGGTGGGCTCACGTCCAACCAACACGCATACAGTGGGAGTAGAGCGGCTGGAGGAGGGCAAATAG
- a CDS encoding multidrug resistance efflux transporter family protein has translation MRPILLGVCSALFFAVTFVLNRRMELSGGSWAWSASLRYLFTLPFLVAIVAGRGRLKPLLAAMKERPGSWLLWGTVGFGLFYAPICFAAAYAPGWLTAGTWQITIISGSLLAPFFGQWVAGSGGALVYKRGRIPLRGLGLSLIILAGVVLLQADHARELAPSQVLLGIIPVLIASFAYPLGNRKTMELCGGRLDVFQRVLGMTLASLPFWIILSLIGFADTGLPSGSQVGQSVIVALSSGVIATVLFFRATDMVRSSMSGMAAVEATQSLEVLFALAGEMLILSAPLPSLLSWTGIAVIIAGMVLHSLFSRHSPDKKQRQLRSSLPAEVRE, from the coding sequence GTGCGTCCTATATTACTTGGTGTCTGTTCGGCGCTGTTTTTTGCGGTGACCTTTGTGCTTAACCGGCGGATGGAGCTGTCAGGAGGAAGCTGGGCCTGGAGCGCCTCGCTGCGTTATCTGTTTACGCTGCCGTTTCTGGTGGCGATTGTCGCCGGGCGGGGCCGGCTGAAGCCGCTGCTGGCAGCGATGAAGGAGCGCCCCGGTTCCTGGCTGCTCTGGGGAACAGTCGGCTTTGGCCTGTTCTACGCGCCAATCTGCTTCGCGGCTGCCTATGCACCAGGCTGGCTGACCGCCGGAACCTGGCAGATTACCATTATCTCCGGTTCACTCCTGGCCCCGTTCTTCGGGCAATGGGTAGCCGGAAGCGGAGGAGCACTGGTCTATAAACGCGGGCGGATTCCGCTGCGCGGCCTTGGGCTGTCCCTGATTATTCTGGCTGGTGTAGTACTGCTCCAGGCAGACCATGCCCGTGAACTGGCACCGTCCCAGGTGCTGCTTGGCATCATTCCTGTCCTGATCGCTTCCTTCGCGTATCCGCTTGGAAACCGCAAGACCATGGAACTGTGCGGGGGCCGGCTGGATGTGTTCCAGCGTGTTCTGGGCATGACACTGGCCAGCCTGCCGTTCTGGATTATCTTATCGCTCATCGGTTTCGCAGATACCGGGCTGCCCTCCGGCTCCCAGGTTGGACAGTCCGTCATAGTCGCTTTATCATCCGGTGTTATTGCGACTGTATTGTTTTTCCGGGCTACGGACATGGTCCGCAGCAGCATGAGCGGAATGGCTGCGGTGGAAGCCACCCAGTCGCTTGAGGTACTGTTCGCTCTGGCCGGTGAAATGCTGATTCTGTCCGCTCCGCTGCCTTCCCTGCTGTCCTGGACCGGCATTGCTGTCATTATCGCCGGAATGGTGCTGCACAGCCTGTTTTCCCGTCACTCCCCGGACAAAAAACAACGGCAGCTGCGCTCCTCACTTCCTGCAGAGGTCAGGGAATAG
- the tsaE gene encoding tRNA (adenosine(37)-N6)-threonylcarbamoyltransferase complex ATPase subunit type 1 TsaE yields the protein MDNNVETVFTYRSHSLQETELLAAAIAGAASEGMVIGLDGDLGAGKTAFSQAFARHLGVEGIVNSPTFTIIKEYNGRLPLYHMDVYRISPQEADELGLDEYFYGQGVCLVEWSSIITDLMPQRHLHLYMENAGPEERLITVTAAGEPYGGICRELIQKWGNEDDELK from the coding sequence TTGGACAATAATGTTGAAACGGTATTTACGTACCGTTCGCACAGCCTTCAGGAAACAGAGCTGCTTGCAGCTGCGATCGCCGGCGCGGCATCAGAGGGCATGGTGATCGGCCTCGATGGTGACCTGGGTGCCGGCAAGACGGCTTTTTCGCAGGCTTTTGCACGCCATCTGGGTGTAGAGGGGATTGTGAACAGTCCTACATTTACTATTATCAAAGAATACAACGGGCGCCTGCCGCTGTACCATATGGATGTGTACCGGATTTCCCCGCAGGAAGCGGACGAGCTGGGGCTTGATGAATATTTCTACGGGCAGGGAGTCTGCCTGGTGGAATGGAGCAGTATCATTACAGATTTGATGCCGCAGCGGCATCTGCATCTATACATGGAGAACGCCGGACCGGAGGAACGCCTGATTACGGTGACGGCGGCCGGTGAGCCTTATGGCGGAATATGCCGCGAGCTGATCCAGAAGTGGGGTAACGAAGATGATGAACTTAAATAA
- the tsaB gene encoding tRNA (adenosine(37)-N6)-threonylcarbamoyltransferase complex dimerization subunit type 1 TsaB, translating into MMNLNNGPRKRLLALDTATAILGVAVTEDGRVLNEINASGERNHSVHLLPIIEQVMQASGTEASMLKGIAVGVGPGSYTGTRIAVSAAKTLAWAWKVPVAGVSSLHALAWGGYAAAQEQLAAEPASAAAEAGGFGPDWIVPLIDARRGQAYTGLFAADGSDAPQQLEPDAIRLMADWVEHLAGRLIQAEAEGGKPRTVWFVGETAQHGSDAALEPLLGEVEVRPVPYELEGRWAGFLGEARLLAGSDDIHGLIPNYTQLSEAEANLRRSREGSTGRV; encoded by the coding sequence ATGATGAACTTAAATAACGGGCCGCGCAAGCGGCTTTTGGCGCTGGATACCGCAACGGCCATCCTGGGCGTTGCGGTTACAGAAGACGGCAGGGTGCTGAATGAGATTAATGCTTCCGGGGAGCGGAATCATTCCGTACATCTGCTGCCGATTATTGAGCAGGTGATGCAGGCTAGCGGGACTGAGGCATCGATGCTGAAGGGGATCGCTGTCGGTGTCGGACCAGGGTCTTACACCGGAACACGCATTGCGGTATCCGCGGCCAAGACACTGGCCTGGGCCTGGAAGGTGCCGGTTGCCGGCGTTTCCAGCCTGCATGCGCTGGCTTGGGGCGGGTATGCTGCCGCGCAGGAGCAACTGGCGGCAGAGCCGGCTTCAGCGGCAGCGGAAGCCGGCGGTTTCGGCCCGGACTGGATTGTGCCGCTGATCGATGCGCGCCGCGGACAAGCCTATACCGGGCTGTTTGCAGCTGACGGGTCTGATGCGCCGCAGCAGCTGGAGCCGGACGCGATCCGGCTGATGGCCGATTGGGTAGAGCACCTGGCCGGACGGCTGATTCAGGCGGAGGCAGAGGGCGGCAAACCTCGTACGGTGTGGTTTGTCGGCGAAACTGCACAGCATGGCAGCGATGCTGCCCTTGAGCCATTGCTCGGCGAGGTTGAGGTGCGGCCGGTTCCATATGAACTGGAGGGCCGCTGGGCAGGATTTCTGGGAGAGGCCAGGCTGCTTGCGGGCAGTGATGATATCCACGGGTTAATCCCGAACTATACCCAGCTTTCCGAGGCGGAAGCCAATCTGCGCCGGAGCAGAGAAGGGAGTACAGGCCGCGTATGA
- the rimI gene encoding ribosomal protein S18-alanine N-acetyltransferase, translating to MMESKPAGEQGNELVFRLMKLEDIPEILVIEREAFTMPWTEEAFRNELTHNHFAKYMVMEREGLIIGYAGMWAIVDEAHVTNIALLEAYRGRKWGERLLDELMKTAGFLGMKSITLEVRVSNEVAQNLYRKKGFHPAGTRKGYYSDNREDALIMWADLPAYGEQGLMEGRVDLK from the coding sequence ATGATGGAATCTAAGCCAGCGGGAGAACAGGGTAATGAGCTTGTTTTTCGCTTGATGAAGCTTGAAGATATCCCGGAAATTCTCGTAATTGAGCGGGAGGCCTTTACTATGCCATGGACAGAGGAAGCGTTCCGCAATGAGCTTACGCATAACCATTTTGCCAAATATATGGTGATGGAGCGGGAAGGCCTCATTATCGGATACGCCGGGATGTGGGCCATTGTTGACGAGGCGCATGTGACGAACATTGCACTGCTGGAAGCTTACCGGGGACGCAAATGGGGCGAGCGGCTGCTGGATGAGCTGATGAAAACGGCGGGCTTCCTCGGCATGAAATCAATTACACTTGAGGTCAGAGTTTCAAATGAGGTGGCCCAGAATCTGTACCGCAAAAAAGGCTTCCATCCGGCGGGAACCCGCAAGGGCTACTATTCAGACAACCGTGAGGATGCGCTGATTATGTGGGCGGATCTGCCGGCTTACGGGGAGCAGGGACTGATGGAAGGAAGAGTGGATCTGAAATGA
- the tsaD gene encoding tRNA (adenosine(37)-N6)-threonylcarbamoyltransferase complex transferase subunit TsaD — MNTEAGAAAPVLILAIETSCDETSVAVVKDGCEVLANIISSQIETHRAFGGVVPEVASRKHVEVITLVIEEAMAAAGVEPQELTAIAVTQGPGLVGALLVGVVAAKSLALAWGKPLIGTHHIAGHIYANRLVKELQYPCMTLVVSGGHTELVNMEREGEFRIIGRTRDDAVGEAYDKVARALGFPYPGGPHVDRLAHEAEEAVALPRVWLEPNSYDFSFSGLKSAVLNVVNQSKMKGLTPDVAGIARGFQESVVEVLVEKAVRAVKANQAKQLLLCGGVAANKGLREALVSRCEREGIELIIPPAVYCTDNAAMIGAAAYVKWRHDGSTPLDMVADPGLSLEQWSVSAY; from the coding sequence ATGAATACAGAAGCGGGCGCAGCTGCGCCTGTACTTATATTGGCTATCGAGACGAGCTGTGATGAGACCTCGGTAGCTGTTGTCAAAGACGGCTGTGAGGTGCTGGCAAACATCATCTCCAGCCAGATTGAAACCCACCGCGCCTTCGGCGGTGTTGTTCCGGAGGTTGCCTCCCGCAAGCATGTGGAGGTTATTACACTTGTAATTGAAGAGGCAATGGCAGCGGCAGGTGTAGAGCCGCAGGAGCTTACGGCCATTGCGGTAACACAGGGCCCGGGTCTGGTCGGTGCACTGCTGGTCGGTGTTGTAGCCGCCAAAAGTCTCGCCCTGGCCTGGGGCAAGCCGCTGATCGGCACGCATCACATCGCCGGGCATATTTATGCCAACCGTCTGGTTAAGGAGCTGCAGTATCCGTGCATGACGCTGGTTGTATCCGGCGGACACACGGAGCTGGTGAACATGGAGCGCGAAGGGGAGTTCCGGATTATCGGACGCACCCGTGATGATGCAGTGGGCGAAGCCTATGACAAAGTCGCGCGCGCCCTGGGCTTCCCGTATCCGGGCGGCCCCCATGTCGACCGGCTGGCTCACGAGGCGGAGGAGGCCGTAGCCCTGCCGCGGGTCTGGCTGGAGCCGAATTCGTATGATTTCAGCTTCAGCGGTTTGAAATCAGCTGTGCTGAATGTAGTCAACCAGAGCAAGATGAAAGGCCTGACTCCGGATGTGGCCGGCATTGCCCGCGGCTTCCAGGAGTCGGTGGTCGAGGTGCTGGTAGAGAAGGCCGTACGCGCCGTCAAAGCCAACCAAGCTAAGCAGCTGCTGCTCTGCGGCGGGGTAGCCGCCAACAAAGGGCTGCGCGAAGCACTGGTGTCCCGTTGTGAACGGGAAGGCATTGAGCTGATCATTCCTCCGGCGGTATACTGCACGGACAATGCGGCGATGATCGGTGCGGCAGCCTATGTGAAATGGCGTCATGACGGCAGTACACCGCTCGATATGGTGGCCGATCCCGGCTTATCGCTGGAGCAGTGGTCCGTTTCTGCCTATTGA
- a CDS encoding 2-isopropylmalate synthase gives MIIPVKKRIQIFDTTLRDGEQAPGASLTPEQKIVLAHKLAGLGVDVLEPGFPVSSPGDFAAVETISRKVQGVEICGFARAVRGDIDAAVRATRDAARRRIHLFISSSDIHLQHQLRKSRPEVVAAAREMTAYARQFCDVVEFTAMDAARTGIDDLIEMVEAVIEEGATIINLPDTVGYALPQEYGEMFRRVRLGARGGQNVSFSAHCHNDLGLAVANSLAAIEGGATQIEVTVNGVGERTGNCALEELVMALETRGDVLGAETGIVLDKLYDTSRLISGAMHFPIAFNKPVVGRNAFQHESGIHQDGLLKDRSTYEIMDPERLGIPRSMIILGKHSGRHALKDRAAKYGVALDAAELDALYESFKEKADRQKAVSDDELLRMVSSTTGQQAQFYELGDVQVLAGSAPRRVAAVTVRNLQSGTEEAYTSTGSGPLEAVISAIGLGIAESIGFAGLELHSLGSGEQAQAEAAVMVEWGGDKFRGTAIHQDIVMAAGIAYVAACNAALLSARVETAGETAV, from the coding sequence ATGATTATTCCGGTAAAAAAACGTATTCAGATTTTTGACACGACACTGCGCGACGGCGAGCAGGCACCTGGAGCGAGCCTGACCCCTGAGCAAAAGATTGTTCTGGCCCACAAGCTTGCCGGGCTGGGAGTGGATGTACTGGAGCCTGGCTTTCCCGTTTCAAGCCCCGGTGATTTTGCCGCTGTAGAGACCATTTCACGCAAGGTGCAGGGCGTAGAAATCTGCGGCTTTGCCCGCGCGGTCCGCGGGGATATTGATGCGGCTGTCCGGGCGACCCGGGATGCGGCGCGGCGGCGGATTCACCTGTTCATTTCCTCCTCGGATATTCACCTGCAGCATCAGCTGCGGAAGAGCCGGCCTGAAGTGGTTGCGGCGGCACGCGAGATGACAGCTTACGCCCGGCAGTTCTGCGATGTGGTGGAGTTCACCGCGATGGACGCGGCCCGGACGGGAATCGATGATCTGATTGAAATGGTTGAAGCGGTCATTGAGGAGGGCGCTACTATCATTAACCTGCCGGATACAGTCGGCTACGCGCTGCCGCAGGAATACGGCGAGATGTTCCGGCGGGTACGCCTTGGAGCCCGGGGCGGCCAGAATGTAAGCTTCAGCGCCCATTGTCACAATGATCTGGGCCTGGCCGTTGCAAACAGCCTGGCCGCGATTGAAGGCGGGGCAACGCAAATCGAAGTAACGGTGAACGGTGTCGGTGAGCGTACCGGAAACTGTGCTTTGGAGGAGCTGGTTATGGCGCTTGAGACCAGAGGAGATGTGCTTGGTGCGGAGACGGGAATTGTGCTGGATAAGCTGTATGATACCTCACGGCTGATCAGCGGGGCAATGCATTTCCCGATCGCCTTCAACAAGCCGGTCGTCGGCCGGAATGCCTTCCAGCATGAATCCGGCATCCATCAGGACGGTCTGCTGAAGGACCGCAGCACCTATGAGATTATGGACCCAGAACGGCTGGGAATTCCGCGCAGCATGATTATTCTGGGCAAGCACTCCGGCCGGCATGCGCTGAAGGACCGCGCCGCCAAATACGGCGTTGCCCTGGACGCGGCAGAGCTGGATGCGCTCTACGAATCCTTCAAGGAGAAGGCAGACCGCCAGAAAGCGGTCAGCGACGACGAGCTGCTGCGCATGGTCAGCAGTACGACGGGACAGCAGGCCCAATTCTATGAGCTGGGCGATGTCCAGGTGCTTGCCGGCAGCGCGCCGCGCCGGGTGGCGGCAGTTACCGTGCGCAATCTGCAGAGCGGTACGGAGGAAGCCTACACGAGCACAGGCAGCGGTCCGCTGGAAGCAGTCATTTCAGCAATTGGCCTGGGGATTGCTGAAAGTATCGGCTTCGCCGGCCTTGAGCTGCATTCGCTGGGCAGCGGGGAACAGGCCCAGGCTGAAGCTGCGGTTATGGTGGAATGGGGCGGCGACAAGTTCAGAGGCACAGCCATTCATCAGGATATAGTGATGGCGGCCGGGATTGCCTATGTGGCCGCCTGCAATGCGGCGCTGCTCTCCGCCCGCGTGGAAACAGCCGGGGAGACAGCTGTGTAG
- a CDS encoding ABC-F family ATP-binding cassette domain-containing protein gives MLLQATGISKSYGIQSVLDGISLQVNEKERVGLVGVNGAGKSTFLQIIAGEMSFDSGQIHKSKETTVGYLAQNSGLQSDKTIQEEMLAVFAPLIEAEAELRQMESDIADPKLADDQKRYEDLLERYAKRSDWFKDHGGYEMNTRIRSVLHGMGFGDFAPDTPISTLSGGQKTRLALARILLQAPDLLMLDEPTNHLDIETLTWLEDYLRGYAGGILVVSHDRYFLDRLVTTIVEIERHQSRRYTGNYSRYMELKAAEYEIRMKQYEKQQDEISRMEDFVQRNIVRASTTKRAQSRRKALEKMDRIDKPMGDLKKANFSFEPDFMSGKEVLQLRDVAVSFNEASAPLFRNASFELRRGETAALIGPNGIGKSTLLQCLTGTRQPSAGTVNWGAKVKIAYYDQEQTRLNPRNTVLEELWSEYPMLEEARIRTILGNFLFSGEDVLKKIAALSGGEKARVALSKLMLRGANMLILDEPTNHLDLVSREVLEAALIDFEGTLLFISHDRYFLNKMAERVLELHPGGIDQYLGNYDDYIDKKKELEAIALEEAGLVAAKAARIADAEAASADKGSASSFEADKAAKREERNRLRRISELEETIARLEEEIAFIENEMTKPEVYQDYMALQQHEKDLKEKKEQLGQQFDEWEQLADE, from the coding sequence ATGCTTCTTCAAGCGACAGGAATTTCGAAATCATATGGTATCCAAAGCGTGCTGGACGGCATCAGCCTGCAGGTGAATGAGAAGGAACGGGTCGGACTGGTCGGTGTCAACGGGGCCGGCAAGTCCACCTTTTTACAGATTATCGCAGGTGAAATGTCCTTCGACAGCGGACAAATTCATAAATCCAAAGAGACGACCGTCGGCTACCTGGCCCAGAACAGCGGTCTGCAATCAGACAAAACCATTCAGGAGGAAATGCTGGCTGTGTTTGCCCCATTAATTGAAGCGGAGGCGGAGCTGCGGCAGATGGAGTCGGACATCGCCGACCCCAAGCTTGCCGATGATCAGAAGCGTTACGAGGATCTGCTGGAGCGTTACGCCAAGCGCTCAGACTGGTTCAAGGACCACGGCGGCTATGAAATGAATACCCGGATCCGCAGTGTGCTTCATGGTATGGGCTTCGGGGATTTTGCGCCGGACACCCCCATCTCCACACTTAGCGGCGGACAGAAGACACGGCTGGCACTCGCCCGTATTCTGCTCCAGGCTCCCGACCTGCTTATGCTGGATGAGCCAACGAACCATCTGGACATTGAGACACTGACCTGGCTGGAGGATTATCTGCGCGGCTATGCCGGCGGTATTCTGGTCGTTTCCCATGACCGGTATTTCCTCGACCGGCTGGTCACAACGATCGTCGAAATTGAACGCCACCAGTCCCGGCGGTACACCGGTAATTACAGCCGCTACATGGAGCTGAAGGCGGCGGAGTACGAGATCCGCATGAAACAGTACGAGAAGCAGCAGGATGAAATCTCCCGGATGGAGGATTTCGTTCAGCGCAATATCGTCCGCGCTTCTACAACCAAGCGTGCGCAGAGCCGGCGCAAGGCACTGGAGAAGATGGACCGTATTGACAAGCCAATGGGCGATCTCAAAAAGGCCAACTTCTCCTTCGAGCCTGATTTTATGTCCGGCAAGGAAGTCCTGCAGTTGCGGGACGTTGCCGTATCCTTTAACGAGGCATCAGCACCGCTGTTCCGCAATGCCTCCTTCGAGCTGCGGCGCGGCGAGACAGCTGCACTGATCGGGCCGAACGGGATTGGTAAATCGACGCTGCTGCAGTGCCTCACCGGCACCCGCCAGCCGTCCGCCGGAACCGTCAACTGGGGAGCCAAGGTCAAGATCGCTTATTACGATCAGGAACAGACACGGCTTAACCCGCGCAACACCGTACTGGAAGAGCTGTGGAGTGAATATCCGATGCTGGAAGAAGCACGTATCCGCACCATTCTCGGCAATTTCCTGTTCAGCGGCGAAGATGTCCTGAAGAAGATTGCTGCGCTGAGCGGCGGGGAAAAAGCCAGGGTGGCGCTGTCCAAGCTGATGCTGCGCGGCGCCAATATGCTCATTCTCGATGAGCCTACCAACCATCTGGACCTGGTCAGCCGTGAGGTGCTTGAGGCGGCGCTGATTGATTTTGAAGGTACCCTGTTGTTCATTTCCCATGACCGTTATTTCCTGAACAAGATGGCCGAACGTGTCCTGGAGCTGCATCCAGGCGGCATTGACCAGTATCTCGGCAACTACGATGATTATATTGATAAGAAAAAAGAGCTCGAGGCCATTGCCCTGGAGGAAGCCGGGCTGGTTGCAGCCAAAGCCGCACGGATTGCTGATGCTGAAGCAGCGTCTGCCGACAAAGGCAGCGCCTCCTCTTTTGAAGCGGACAAAGCGGCTAAACGGGAAGAGCGTAACCGCCTGCGGCGGATTTCCGAGCTGGAAGAAACCATTGCCCGCCTTGAGGAGGAGATTGCCTTCATTGAGAATGAAATGACAAAACCTGAGGTTTATCAGGATTATATGGCGCTTCAGCAGCATGAAAAGGATCTGAAGGAGAAGAAAGAGCAGCTTGGCCAGCAGTTTGACGAATGGGAGCAGCTCGCTGACGAATAA